One window of the Carnobacterium maltaromaticum DSM 20342 genome contains the following:
- a CDS encoding CAP-associated domain-containing protein, translating into MKTFLRAIPLFIVLMIIFYATPILQSKDNPKVPANTHETGQEMDKPKTGMVQETIPATGFAAYIHQPVSKITEKYGEPTRKDPTAYGFEWWIYNQQDRNYLQVGVNNGQVVTVFALGKELTVEPFEIGMNIDDIYQVTTLYPNFEINFNEDVYQIELSEADMNYHPLVAFDNGTFAMLMLDQVSNEILGVRYLDADVLLHLNVYEVASMTPISTIINEQLDWELVNQANEKQTLEMINVLRRRNQLNSLIENVELTKLATSVFTTYNSRTDEEIQSKGLSNKQISEVVTKDSSGAKDSDSLYLNHTSDATWVMSYWFSLETQRELLMNKKLRNSGIRYQNQEVILLLDSLDKL; encoded by the coding sequence ATGAAAACTTTTTTAAGAGCTATTCCCCTATTTATTGTTTTAATGATTATATTTTATGCTACACCTATTTTACAATCAAAAGATAATCCCAAAGTTCCTGCTAATACACATGAAACAGGACAAGAAATGGATAAACCTAAAACGGGCATGGTGCAAGAAACAATTCCAGCAACTGGTTTTGCTGCTTATATTCACCAACCAGTTTCTAAAATAACTGAAAAATATGGTGAACCTACAAGAAAAGATCCAACGGCTTATGGATTTGAATGGTGGATTTATAATCAACAAGATCGTAATTATTTGCAAGTAGGTGTGAATAATGGACAAGTTGTAACTGTTTTTGCTTTAGGTAAAGAATTGACGGTAGAACCATTTGAAATTGGTATGAACATTGATGATATCTATCAAGTAACAACACTTTATCCTAATTTTGAGATAAATTTTAATGAAGATGTTTATCAAATTGAACTTTCTGAGGCAGATATGAATTATCATCCTTTGGTTGCTTTTGATAATGGAACTTTTGCAATGCTAATGTTAGATCAAGTGTCAAATGAAATTCTTGGTGTTCGTTATTTAGATGCGGATGTATTACTCCATCTCAATGTCTATGAAGTAGCGTCAATGACGCCTATTTCTACTATTATTAACGAACAACTTGATTGGGAATTAGTCAATCAAGCAAATGAAAAACAAACGCTTGAAATGATTAACGTACTTCGAAGACGAAATCAGCTAAATAGCTTAATTGAAAATGTAGAATTAACTAAATTAGCTACATCTGTTTTTACGACGTATAATTCGCGAACAGACGAAGAAATTCAATCCAAAGGTTTAAGTAATAAACAAATTTCTGAAGTTGTGACTAAAGATTCTAGTGGAGCAAAAGATAGTGATAGTTTATATTTAAATCATACATCTGACGCTACATGGGTCATGAGTTATTGGTTCAGTTTAGAAACCCAACGTGAACTCTTAATGAATAAAAAGCTTAGAAATAGTGGGATTCGTTATCAAAATCAAGAAGTAATCCTATTATTAGACTCCCTTGACAAACTCTAA
- the proC gene encoding pyrroline-5-carboxylate reductase, with product MDSIGVIGAGQMGGALLKGLIKSGFSSSDSVFVSGGSGRTAAILQKELHYNLCQSNSEVAKKVDVLILAVTPQIMPTVLNEIKEAIMPDTLLISLAAGMEFSEYTKLLNEKIKLVRAIPNTPVSIQAGMTAVSYNDQIGSSERDKTEALFQAVGEVVEVSEAQLNSAGTVSGCSPAFIAIFIEALADGGVLNGLSRKQAYLLAEQAILGTAKLALLSGDHPGIVKDDVCSPGGSTIKGVVALEQFGFRNAVIQAIDAATKN from the coding sequence ATGGATAGTATTGGAGTTATTGGTGCAGGGCAAATGGGCGGAGCTTTATTAAAAGGTTTGATTAAGTCTGGTTTTAGTTCATCAGATTCAGTTTTTGTTAGTGGTGGAAGTGGTAGAACCGCTGCTATATTACAAAAAGAATTACACTATAATTTATGCCAATCCAATTCTGAGGTTGCTAAAAAAGTAGATGTTTTAATCTTGGCTGTGACACCTCAAATCATGCCAACTGTTTTAAATGAAATCAAGGAAGCTATTATGCCTGATACACTGCTGATTTCATTGGCTGCGGGGATGGAATTTAGTGAGTACACTAAACTATTGAATGAAAAAATAAAACTCGTTCGCGCGATTCCTAATACGCCTGTATCGATTCAAGCTGGAATGACAGCTGTGAGTTACAACGACCAGATCGGTAGCAGTGAACGCGATAAGACAGAAGCTCTTTTTCAAGCAGTTGGTGAAGTTGTGGAAGTTAGCGAAGCACAATTAAATAGTGCGGGTACAGTTTCTGGTTGCTCCCCGGCCTTTATTGCTATTTTTATTGAAGCTTTAGCTGATGGTGGTGTTTTAAATGGACTTTCAAGAAAACAGGCTTACTTATTAGCAGAACAAGCTATTTTGGGAACAGCTAAATTAGCATTATTGTCTGGAGATCATCCTGGAATAGTGAAGGATGATGTTTGTTCACCTGGTGGTTCCACAATTAAGGGTGTTGTGGCTTTAGAACAGTTCGGCTTTCGCAATGCAGTTATTCAAGCAATTGATGCGGCAACTAAGAACTAA
- a CDS encoding helix-hairpin-helix domain-containing protein — MEKIQQVKTWMLDHLFALKIALGVLGIGLIFSSLVFARSSAVSEEIPSLAVDSTLFNEDSSEEKSRKEDVEVPDEKMVVDVKGSVLNPGVYSVKAEMRLIDAIELAGGFLTEADSVGLNLSLRLQDQMVIYVPLIGEEPKFEEVDREENVKQKDQNSEVEAKLNINQAEANELQTLTGIGAKKAQMIVEYRQENGSFQSIEDLKKISGIGEKIFEGLKEQITVG, encoded by the coding sequence ATGGAAAAAATACAACAAGTAAAAACATGGATGTTGGATCATTTGTTCGCACTCAAGATTGCCTTAGGGGTACTTGGCATAGGGTTAATATTTTCAAGTTTAGTATTTGCAAGAAGCTCAGCTGTTTCTGAGGAGATACCTAGTTTAGCAGTTGATTCAACACTCTTCAACGAAGATAGTAGTGAAGAAAAAAGCAGGAAAGAAGATGTTGAAGTTCCTGATGAGAAGATGGTTGTAGATGTGAAAGGGTCTGTTTTGAATCCAGGAGTTTATTCTGTAAAAGCGGAGATGCGTTTGATAGATGCAATTGAATTGGCAGGTGGTTTTTTGACTGAAGCAGATTCTGTAGGTTTAAATCTTTCTTTACGTTTACAAGATCAGATGGTTATTTATGTCCCATTAATTGGAGAAGAACCAAAATTTGAAGAAGTAGACCGTGAAGAAAATGTAAAACAGAAAGATCAGAACTCTGAAGTTGAGGCCAAGTTAAATATAAATCAGGCCGAGGCAAATGAACTCCAAACTTTAACAGGAATTGGTGCCAAAAAAGCCCAGATGATTGTAGAGTATCGGCAAGAAAATGGTTCTTTTCAAAGTATTGAAGATTTAAAAAAGATATCAGGTATTGGTGAAAAAATATTTGAAGGCTTAAAAGAGCAAATTACAGTGGGCTAA
- the coaD gene encoding pantetheine-phosphate adenylyltransferase → MSKKALFPGSFDPLTNGHVDTIQRAAKLFDEVIIAVLTNTSKVSLFNSNEKIDLIEKSLQHIENVQVISHVGGLTIDLAKDLEITAMIRGMRNTLDFEYETNIALMNKQLNEEIETVILLADEKYRFLSSSLIKEVARFGGDISAFVPKVVNEAIKEKYKKLN, encoded by the coding sequence ATGAGTAAAAAAGCGCTATTTCCTGGTAGTTTTGATCCATTAACTAATGGTCATGTTGATACTATTCAGCGAGCTGCAAAGCTTTTTGATGAGGTTATTATTGCTGTTTTAACGAATACTTCTAAAGTATCTTTATTTAATTCGAATGAAAAAATTGACTTGATTGAAAAATCATTACAACACATTGAAAATGTTCAGGTTATTTCTCATGTTGGAGGATTGACGATTGATTTAGCTAAGGACTTGGAAATTACTGCCATGATACGTGGTATGCGAAATACTTTAGATTTTGAATATGAAACGAATATTGCCTTAATGAATAAACAATTAAATGAAGAGATTGAAACGGTTATTTTATTGGCTGATGAGAAGTATCGTTTTCTCAGTTCAAGTTTAATTAAAGAAGTAGCCCGTTTTGGTGGCGATATTTCTGCATTTGTTCCTAAAGTAGTAAATGAAGCCATTAAAGAAAAATACAAAAAATTAAATTAG
- the rsmD gene encoding 16S rRNA (guanine(966)-N(2))-methyltransferase RsmD → MNNKEKICKKKELVMRVISGEYGGRKIKAVPGTNTRPTTDKIKESIFNIIGPYFDGGVCLDLFAGSGGLAIEAVSRGFDKAILIDKEILAIKTIKENIEMTKEPEKFQLYRNEANRALDALSRQNQAFDLIFMDPPYMKQEIEKQLTQIMDKHLLNSNGKIICEVDKKTDLPDKVAGLVATRRESYGMTKIVIYQLDEKSEEDE, encoded by the coding sequence ATGAATAATAAAGAAAAAATATGTAAAAAGAAGGAGCTAGTTATGCGCGTTATTTCAGGTGAATATGGTGGTAGAAAAATAAAGGCTGTCCCAGGAACTAATACCCGTCCAACAACTGATAAAATTAAAGAATCAATTTTTAATATTATTGGTCCTTATTTTGATGGTGGTGTTTGCTTAGATTTATTTGCAGGAAGTGGTGGATTAGCGATTGAAGCTGTATCTCGTGGTTTTGATAAAGCGATTTTAATTGATAAAGAAATTCTTGCAATCAAAACAATTAAAGAAAATATTGAAATGACGAAAGAGCCTGAGAAATTTCAACTTTATCGAAATGAAGCGAATCGTGCTTTAGATGCTTTAAGTAGACAAAATCAAGCCTTTGATTTGATTTTTATGGACCCTCCTTATATGAAACAAGAAATTGAAAAACAACTTACCCAAATTATGGATAAACATTTATTAAACTCAAATGGAAAAATCATTTGTGAAGTTGATAAGAAAACGGATTTACCTGATAAGGTTGCAGGCTTGGTAGCAACACGTAGAGAAAGTTATGGAATGACAAAGATTGTTATTTATCAATTAGATGAAAAGAGTGAAGAAGATGAGTAA
- a CDS encoding DNA internalization-related competence protein ComEC/Rec2, which yields MTNQTDLAGNEQEFVVEVNPTQSKVDGDQLQFYGTVLKKKKYGKVKKEKIVGFYQLKNEKEQIFWKKNQNFIELTAKGSLEQPENNRNFAQFNYRKFLKRETIDWVLKINKFEKVEKKKIAIWQIPKIVDLLRKKLLLHIESYPIDKVGEFTGALLFGNSNQLEETTRLNFSKLGLIHLLSISGVHVQYLVTVFRRLFRRFKLSKELTDEALLLMLPLYGALAGGQTSIFRAVSMRWLPILGEKIKLQCSSLDAWSLTLIISLWLKPTQIFSVGFQLSYLLTLFLLLFPLNLIDFLKHDVMKSLFISSMMLLMSIPILAYHFYEFSWATVIATSLFTFIFIYGLLPILLALLIASIFWLNQPFFQFLVEIVGILISWIESFLQKINSIGSFMITTGRPKFIFIFLFFSCILIFIMQLEKRKHRFLSLVTLCVSLGCLIFSTRFDSSLKVVVLDVGQGDSILIKDRFGKGAYLIDTGGALTFEKKKWAKKKKNTSIAQNKLIPALKAEGISYLNGVFISHGHVDHMGALAELSESIPIKEISYATGSETKPAFRKALKKLKKAGTRLNSLLAPEEWSISSDIKLKALYPSEVGQGDNRDSLTLYAEIGQISWLFTGDLDSEGELKLLQKYPKAKVNVLKVGHHGSSTSSSSIFLKTIDAKVGLISAGLDNQFQHPRPETISRLKEQNMIIFRTDLDGAIYYTEPLTGQGSFKRIMEK from the coding sequence ATGACAAACCAAACAGACTTAGCAGGAAATGAGCAAGAGTTTGTTGTTGAAGTTAATCCAACACAAAGTAAGGTTGATGGGGATCAACTACAATTTTATGGAACAGTTTTAAAAAAGAAAAAATATGGAAAAGTAAAAAAAGAGAAAATTGTTGGGTTTTACCAATTAAAAAACGAAAAAGAACAGATTTTCTGGAAAAAAAACCAAAATTTTATTGAGCTAACAGCTAAAGGAAGTTTAGAACAACCAGAAAATAATCGGAATTTCGCTCAATTTAATTATCGAAAGTTTTTAAAGAGAGAAACTATTGATTGGGTATTGAAAATAAACAAGTTTGAAAAAGTTGAGAAAAAAAAGATTGCTATATGGCAAATTCCTAAAATAGTTGATTTGTTAAGGAAGAAATTACTTTTACATATAGAATCCTATCCAATTGATAAAGTGGGAGAATTTACTGGAGCATTACTATTTGGCAATAGCAACCAATTAGAGGAGACGACGCGTCTAAATTTTTCTAAATTAGGTTTGATTCATTTACTAAGCATTTCTGGTGTTCATGTACAGTATTTAGTTACGGTTTTTAGGCGCCTCTTTAGACGTTTCAAGCTATCTAAAGAGTTAACGGACGAAGCACTACTTTTGATGTTGCCTTTATATGGAGCGTTAGCTGGTGGTCAAACAAGTATTTTTAGAGCAGTTAGTATGCGGTGGCTACCTATTTTAGGCGAGAAAATAAAATTACAATGCAGTTCTTTGGATGCATGGAGCCTGACCTTAATTATCAGCCTTTGGCTAAAACCAACTCAGATTTTTTCTGTGGGTTTTCAGTTAAGCTATTTATTAACCCTTTTTTTATTATTATTCCCACTTAATTTAATCGATTTCTTGAAGCACGATGTGATGAAATCTCTTTTTATTTCATCTATGATGTTGCTGATGTCAATTCCCATTCTGGCGTATCATTTTTATGAGTTTTCTTGGGCAACGGTTATAGCTACGAGCCTATTTACATTTATCTTTATTTACGGATTACTTCCCATTTTATTAGCTCTGCTCATTGCTTCTATATTCTGGTTAAATCAGCCTTTTTTTCAGTTTTTAGTGGAGATTGTGGGTATATTAATTAGTTGGATCGAGAGCTTTCTTCAAAAAATAAATTCAATTGGAAGCTTTATGATTACAACAGGGCGACCAAAATTCATCTTCATTTTTTTATTTTTTAGCTGTATTCTTATTTTTATTATGCAGTTAGAAAAACGAAAACACCGATTTCTTAGTTTGGTTACACTCTGTGTCAGTTTGGGTTGTCTAATTTTCAGCACACGTTTTGATTCTTCTTTAAAGGTAGTTGTCTTGGATGTGGGGCAGGGTGATTCAATTTTAATTAAAGATCGTTTTGGCAAAGGTGCATACTTGATTGATACAGGTGGTGCATTAACCTTTGAAAAAAAGAAGTGGGCAAAAAAGAAAAAAAATACGAGTATTGCGCAAAATAAATTGATTCCAGCCTTAAAGGCAGAAGGTATTAGCTATTTGAATGGGGTTTTTATTAGCCACGGGCATGTTGATCATATGGGTGCTCTGGCTGAGTTGTCTGAAAGTATACCAATCAAAGAGATTAGTTATGCGACAGGATCAGAAACGAAACCTGCTTTTCGAAAAGCGCTAAAAAAGTTAAAAAAGGCTGGAACTCGTTTAAATAGTCTGCTAGCTCCAGAAGAATGGTCTATTTCTAGTGATATAAAATTAAAAGCGTTGTATCCTTCTGAAGTAGGGCAAGGTGACAATCGAGATTCATTGACTTTATATGCTGAAATTGGGCAAATTAGTTGGTTATTTACAGGTGATTTAGATAGTGAAGGAGAACTGAAGTTGCTCCAAAAATACCCAAAGGCAAAGGTGAATGTATTAAAAGTAGGTCATCATGGGAGTTCAACGTCATCAAGCTCAATTTTTTTAAAGACTATAGATGCCAAAGTAGGATTGATTTCTGCTGGTCTCGATAATCAATTTCAGCATCCAAGGCCAGAAACAATTAGTCGCTTAAAAGAACAAAATATGATTATTTTTCGCACAGATTTAGATGGTGCGATTTATTATACTGAACCACTAACAGGGCAAGGTAGCTTTAAAAGGATTATGGAAAAATAA
- a CDS encoding SepM family pheromone-processing serine protease → MTNKPKKTKYILPIIAILIVLGLVVPIPYFIESPGSAVHLNELISVDNQKDKEDGSFMLTTVGVRQATAFTYFMRFLPFHEGLTKKELYGDVSSNKEFNQVQDYYMTSSVNAAIELAYRTAGAEYKTHYKGVYVMSILDESKFKGKLEVGDTIVSLDGHSFKSSEEFIDYVKSKKVGEEIDVVVNRNGSEKKVSAPLMKMDTDKKAGLGISLVNDTTITTTIPVDVNTEEIGGPSAGLMFSLEIYTQLKGINLRDGRQIAGTGTISPDGTVGRIGGIDKKVVAADKEGATIFFAPDDEIDPAIKKKYPELKTNYEEAKAAAKKIGTKMKIVPVKTFQDAVDYLEK, encoded by the coding sequence ATGACTAATAAACCAAAAAAAACAAAATATATCCTCCCGATTATTGCTATTTTAATTGTTTTAGGCTTAGTTGTACCCATTCCGTATTTTATTGAATCTCCTGGATCGGCGGTTCATTTGAATGAACTTATCAGCGTTGATAATCAAAAAGATAAAGAAGATGGTAGTTTTATGTTAACGACTGTTGGTGTTCGGCAAGCAACAGCCTTTACCTATTTTATGCGCTTTTTACCCTTTCATGAAGGACTAACTAAAAAAGAACTTTATGGTGATGTCAGCTCAAATAAGGAGTTCAATCAAGTACAAGACTATTATATGACAAGTTCGGTGAACGCTGCTATTGAGCTAGCTTATCGAACAGCAGGCGCTGAATATAAAACACATTATAAAGGTGTTTATGTGATGTCGATTCTGGATGAATCAAAATTCAAAGGGAAATTAGAAGTTGGGGATACAATTGTTTCTCTAGATGGGCACTCATTCAAAAGTTCAGAAGAGTTTATTGACTATGTAAAATCTAAAAAAGTTGGGGAAGAAATTGATGTAGTTGTCAATCGGAATGGGTCAGAAAAAAAAGTTTCGGCTCCATTAATGAAAATGGATACGGATAAAAAAGCCGGATTAGGAATTAGTTTGGTAAATGACACAACGATCACAACTACAATTCCTGTTGATGTAAATACAGAAGAAATTGGTGGGCCGTCTGCTGGGTTAATGTTTAGTTTAGAGATTTATACTCAATTAAAAGGAATTAATTTACGAGATGGACGTCAAATTGCTGGTACAGGGACGATTTCACCAGATGGAACGGTTGGACGAATTGGTGGAATTGATAAAAAAGTGGTAGCAGCAGATAAAGAAGGAGCGACTATTTTCTTTGCACCAGATGATGAGATTGATCCGGCTATTAAAAAGAAATATCCGGAATTAAAAACGAATTATGAAGAAGCTAAAGCAGCTGCAAAAAAAATTGGTACGAAAATGAAAATTGTCCCTGTAAAAACTTTCCAAGATGCAGTGGATTATTTAGAAAAATAA
- the holA gene encoding DNA polymerase III subunit delta, with product MNYTAEMAKITKGQFSPVYLFLGTESYLADSAKQTLIQATLAEDERDLNFGIYDMEEVPVGVALDDAESVPFFGDKRLVIMDRPNFFTAEKSKQKIDHDLVWLENYLKNPPDFTILAFFAPYEKLDERKKITKLLKKTATVIEVNTLSEKEVRHFLKDTIANEGYTMTPEAFELFIQLTDAKLSTAMSELPKLLLFSSDTKQITKSAVNDLVAKSLEQNIFALVEYVLKRQTANALSLYQDLLLQKEDPIKINAILMTQFRLLLQVKFLEKKGYQQGDSAGMLKVHPYRVKLAIQQARKFSEKVLISAFEGLVDAEYRLKTGQGDKEMQFELFVLQFAAVK from the coding sequence ATGAATTATACAGCTGAAATGGCAAAAATCACTAAAGGTCAATTTTCTCCGGTTTACTTATTTTTGGGAACGGAGTCTTATTTAGCTGATTCTGCCAAGCAGACACTTATTCAAGCAACTTTAGCTGAAGATGAACGCGATTTAAATTTTGGTATATACGATATGGAAGAAGTTCCAGTGGGAGTTGCGTTAGATGATGCTGAGTCTGTACCTTTTTTTGGGGATAAACGATTAGTTATCATGGATCGTCCCAATTTTTTCACTGCTGAAAAAAGTAAACAAAAAATTGATCATGATTTAGTTTGGTTGGAAAATTATTTGAAAAATCCGCCAGATTTTACTATTTTAGCTTTTTTTGCTCCTTATGAAAAATTAGACGAACGAAAAAAAATTACGAAACTTTTAAAAAAAACAGCTACAGTTATAGAGGTCAACACCTTATCTGAAAAAGAAGTTCGTCATTTTCTGAAAGATACAATTGCCAATGAGGGCTATACAATGACTCCAGAAGCTTTTGAGCTTTTTATCCAATTGACGGATGCGAAACTTTCGACTGCAATGTCAGAATTGCCAAAATTGCTTTTATTTAGCTCTGATACAAAACAAATTACCAAATCTGCTGTAAATGACTTAGTTGCAAAATCACTTGAGCAAAATATTTTTGCCTTAGTTGAATATGTATTGAAAAGACAAACGGCAAACGCATTAAGTTTATATCAAGATTTGCTTTTACAAAAAGAAGATCCAATTAAAATAAATGCTATTTTGATGACGCAATTTAGGTTGCTTTTGCAAGTTAAGTTTTTGGAGAAAAAAGGCTATCAGCAAGGAGACAGTGCGGGTATGTTAAAAGTTCATCCTTATCGAGTAAAATTAGCCATTCAACAAGCTCGAAAATTTAGCGAAAAAGTATTAATCTCAGCTTTTGAAGGTTTGGTAGATGCTGAATATCGCTTGAAGACAGGGCAAGGGGATAAAGAAATGCAATTTGAGTTGTTTGTTTTGCAATTTGCTGCAGTTAAATAA
- a CDS encoding YlbF family regulator: protein MIVTEDYLDMETEAFALVQSIMESDIGQNYCAAKIALEQDEAAQAKIHAFNQAKKAFEEIEVYGKFAPDFKEKNREVRRLKREMDVDEFVYQYRLVETDLQTILDEVSLTLARAVSDTIKVPAGNPFFATGASGCGTGGGCGCG, encoded by the coding sequence ATGATTGTTACAGAAGATTACCTTGATATGGAGACAGAGGCATTTGCTTTAGTTCAAAGTATTATGGAAAGTGATATCGGGCAAAATTATTGTGCTGCTAAAATTGCTTTAGAACAAGATGAAGCTGCACAAGCTAAAATTCATGCTTTTAATCAAGCTAAAAAAGCTTTTGAAGAAATTGAAGTTTACGGTAAATTTGCACCAGATTTTAAAGAAAAAAATCGTGAAGTTCGTCGTTTAAAACGTGAAATGGATGTTGATGAGTTCGTTTATCAGTATCGATTAGTTGAAACAGATTTACAAACCATTTTAGATGAAGTCAGTTTAACGCTAGCAAGAGCGGTGTCAGATACAATAAAAGTACCAGCTGGGAATCCATTTTTTGCAACAGGAGCAAGTGGTTGTGGAACTGGTGGAGGTTGCGGTTGTGGATAG
- a CDS encoding ComE operon protein 2 — protein MKRIPWDQYFMAQSLLLSLRSTCTRLTVGATIVRDKRIIAGGYNGSVTGDLHCIDEGCYIVDGHCLRTIHAEMNAILQCAKFGVGTENAEIYVTHFPCLQCTKMILQAGIKKIHYLEDYHNDPYAIKLIEQAHVQCQKVTLSNEYFAQLDFGNGKNNLE, from the coding sequence ATGAAAAGGATTCCGTGGGATCAATATTTTATGGCTCAAAGTTTATTGCTGTCTTTACGAAGCACATGTACAAGATTAACGGTTGGCGCGACGATTGTGCGCGATAAAAGAATTATTGCAGGAGGGTACAATGGTTCCGTTACTGGAGATCTCCATTGTATTGATGAAGGGTGTTATATTGTAGATGGTCATTGTTTAAGGACGATTCATGCTGAAATGAATGCTATTTTACAATGTGCAAAGTTTGGTGTAGGAACAGAAAATGCAGAAATTTATGTAACGCACTTTCCTTGTTTACAATGTACAAAAATGATTTTACAAGCTGGGATTAAAAAAATTCATTATTTAGAGGACTATCACAATGACCCTTACGCGATAAAATTAATTGAACAAGCCCACGTTCAATGTCAAAAAGTCACACTCTCAAATGAGTATTTTGCACAATTAGATTTTGGCAATGGGAAAAACAACTTAGAATAA
- the rpsT gene encoding 30S ribosomal protein S20: MPNIESAIKRVRVNEKAALQNNAQKSAMRTAIKKFEQAVEAGSENVASLHKEAIKAVDMAATKGLIHRNKANRDKSRLTAKLAK; encoded by the coding sequence TTGCCAAATATCGAATCTGCAATCAAACGTGTACGCGTAAACGAAAAAGCAGCTTTACAAAATAACGCTCAAAAGAGTGCTATGCGTACTGCTATTAAAAAATTCGAACAAGCTGTAGAAGCTGGTTCTGAAAACGTTGCATCATTACACAAAGAAGCAATCAAAGCTGTTGACATGGCAGCAACAAAAGGATTGATTCATAGAAATAAAGCTAACCGTGACAAATCTCGTTTAACTGCTAAATTAGCTAAATAA
- a CDS encoding YlbG family protein, translated as MELILNERQGIIVWVYSLRHLKTLKRFGLIHYVSKRMKYVVIYVDKSEVETTEKKLNGLHFVRKVDLSMRPEINMDFGDRIGKAKNRKEVEDAEEIAMIEGATQLKLKEMV; from the coding sequence ATGGAGTTAATTTTAAATGAACGACAAGGGATTATTGTCTGGGTATATAGTTTGCGGCATTTAAAAACACTAAAACGTTTTGGGCTTATCCATTACGTGTCGAAGCGCATGAAATATGTTGTCATTTATGTTGATAAGTCTGAAGTAGAAACGACAGAAAAAAAACTAAATGGGCTTCATTTCGTACGAAAAGTTGATCTTTCTATGAGACCAGAAATCAATATGGATTTTGGTGATCGGATTGGAAAAGCTAAAAATCGTAAAGAAGTTGAAGATGCAGAAGAAATTGCGATGATTGAGGGAGCTACTCAATTAAAGTTAAAAGAAATGGTTTAA